In Phlebotomus papatasi isolate M1 chromosome 1, Ppap_2.1, whole genome shotgun sequence, the following proteins share a genomic window:
- the LOC129798519 gene encoding uncharacterized protein LOC129798519, with protein MQTKCLLFCILSITSLVASENNQDLDTFSIDKFANTSSVIQSLDKTQIGYNYAFGQSHASGYKSKNVEHHLFTPIVEHASNGTNYVIFGNRVEGDILVARTSQVSYTDNKTEKLRLEFSGFAHMSYVVFESDDPNFTMNTTFKENYVLADFIFTKPLKPATVTLTAYGFYPDSLPKTCFLFYYNCTIRK; from the exons ATGCAAACAAAGTGTTTACTATTTTGTATTCTGTCCATCACTAGTCTCGTTGCTAGTGAGAACAATCAGGATTTGGACACATTTAGCATAGACAAGTTTGCCAACACTTCATCAGTGATACAAAGTTTGGATAAAACACAAATTGGATACAATTATGCTTTTGGCCAATCACATGCTTCAGGATACAAAA GCAAAAATGTTGAGCACCATCTCTTCACACCCATAGTCGAGCATGCGTCCAATGGTACTaattatgtgatatttggaAATCGAGTTGAAG GCGACATCTTGGTGGCTAGAACTTCTCAGGTTTCTTATACAGATAATAAAACTGAGAAACTGAGACTGGAATTCAGTGGATTTGCACACATGTCGTATGTTGTCTTTGAATCTGAT gaTCCAAACTTCACAATGAACACCACATTCAAGGAAAATTATGTTTTGGCTGATTTCATTTTCACTAAACCACTGAAACCAGCAACAGTAACTCTGACAGCATATGGCTTCTACCCAGATTCCTTGCCAAAAACTTGTTTCTTATTCTATTACAACTGTACAATtcggaaataa